Below is a window of Vanessa tameamea isolate UH-Manoa-2023 chromosome 11, ilVanTame1 primary haplotype, whole genome shotgun sequence DNA.
atgacgcaggtacttactTATCGGACACGTATGCTTCGGCAAGCActacctgcacgggatagcgcggcggaAAGTGTCACAGACCTGCCACAAGTGCGATGCGCAAATGGACACGGCGTACCACAGCCCGACTGAGTGTGCTTCGTGGGGGCCCTACGGTGCCAAACGTCATCAACGCTATGCTCGGCAGCGAGGCGTGCTGGTCGGAAATgtgctccttctgcgaaaacacGCAGTAGGCAACGGAAcgggaggcccgcataggcgggccgaccgtcaggacgtgacggtagcatgcgaaagcgatcctgagGCGCCGGAcaaaaagacggagagggtaccgctagttttttagtgggtattctaGTGTACTAGGGCGCACTAGGTGTCCTGGGAACGAGCGAGTCGTGAAACTTGACCCATATAAAATGGGGGGGCGGTATGTGGATACCGACCAGATTTTATGTGGGGAAAACGCGCAATGCGTTTTCCCAACGAGAAAAAAAGGTAGCTTGTTGCcagtaattatattgattataccTTTTTTTTGACATAAAGTTGTGTGTTGGGTCGTGTCAAAAACCATTTACATAGGCACTAAGGCCAACTTAAGAGCTGTACATAACAATAGTTGTGATAATAGATCTATTTAAAAAggggtattatttttaaataaaattactatattttgaatatcgtatatttttgttgaattcATACAtccaaagttttttattttaaaaagcctATACAAGAATAAGCGTAGAATTTATTTTGTCCTTTGTAAATTACATTGATctagaaataaaatcaatcgaAAGGTATAAATAAAACGCTTGTAagagcattatttttaaatttaatcataaaatatttaaagttagatacaaaatataactaGTATGTAcagtataaaatacattacgtAAAGTTCACGTCAtatcttcaataaaaatataaattaaggcaATTCTAGCATCCTGGAAAACAAACATCTATGGTATTGAATGTTgctatatagaaatattaaatacataatatgattgtcattatttagaaattacgGAGTTTTTGGAAATTAGCTTTTTGGTAGTTTTAGagcgacaaaaatattttattattatacaaatatatttacacttgCTATTTTAcaattgctataaaaaaaatcagtcagAATTTATTTCATCAGCGACCTGTTGCCATTTCGCAACGAGAGTAGATACGGATTTTTGTTTCATCCCTAACGACGATGATACCTTCATCTgaaacaaattaagaacatacaCATTAGGAATGCCATTCATCTGCCATCGCTCATTACACATTACAATTACATGTTACGTGAAACCCCGCGCGGCCAAAGCTCCCACGCGTTCTGAAAATTTAAATCGTGAGATCGACATTTTGCGTTTTAGTCCAACGTTTTGCCAACTGAAATATCGCTGCtccctatatatataaataaataatgacaatattttatataatttaatattaattcaatctGTCGTTTGAATAAACAAACAGTTTCAAGTAGTTTCATCAAGTTAGGTGAAAAAaccaaaaccattttttttacctTGGGCTTCTTTTTGACCACTTTGTTTTCTTTATCCTTGGATTTGTCGCTGATCTCCGGCGGCGGCGGTGGCTCGGGAGAGTTCGGTTCTGTGGAGCCCGAAGTTTTCTCCAGCTCAGCTATATCGTTGTAGAACGATTGCAATTCATCGCCTATTTCTTTCTTTGGTTCTTGCTAAAGTAGAAAAGcttatatgtaacatataataaaatataactaatatttgaTATGGCATTACTTATTTACATTGAAGACAATAATGTTCGCTAATAACAGAACATAAGGACactgttttatttctatttgatTGATACGAATAATCTACGTcacattttttttgaataaacgtaACGAGTGTGTctgttttttgtaaaatataatcaaataagcATCATTAACATAGCAAACCAACTCACGATCCGTGGCGGCGGAGGGGCCACCGGGTCAGTGCCGGGAGGCGGGGGGGTGGTGCGCCAACAGCGCGGGGGGGACGGGGGCGGCGGCGGAGGGTTCACCTCCTGCTATAAATTCATACGATTCACATTTGTAGCATCTGCGTTTCATGGCTTGTGTTAGAAATGTAATTGTACAAAAGGCACTTGCGTCATTTTAATTCACAatcatcatattattatgatttgttctgttaattttatatttgtatataacatttaatataatgttattccaCATGCATTATGCCAATGTCAAGTTGTCTGGAAATTTAAGAAGGCAATAAGAGCTTATACAAACTTCTAACAGAGTTtgtcaatacaaattaatacaattttacttcAAGTTTACGgtgaacaaaattatttattacttaatttttaatattgtcccGGTGCCACTGACGTTGCTACTGACGTTGCTACTAAcgtgttatataataacagtaaCAATCATTGATTTTTTGCAATCGGCAAACAACACGCTAAGACAtgcatttgtatatttatattttatttgccatTTATATCTaaactgtaatatatataatattataatttacaataaaaaagttacaaaaaaaggataaaattaaagtgtaacaATGTAATACCTACTACAATAAATTCAGAAACCCAAAAAAAACTTAGGAAGAGCCAGAATGAATTAGAGAGTTATTCTGTAAAGAAAATCACAATAGAAGTTGGAAGTATTTACAGTACCGCACAGCGTCGATTATATGAGTGagttttagtgtttttttttatactataggaAGGTGGACGgttcaaatgggccacctgatggtaatggGTCAtcatcacccatagacattaactcattaagaaattaaacattccttacatcgcaaatgcgccaccacaCTTGgaagataagatgttatgtctcttgtgcctgtagctacactggaacattcacccttcaaaccggaacacaacaatattaagtatatctgtttggtggtagaatatctgatatccgaagccctaccaccgaatCAGGTGAGGAAATAGATTttgattactataataatatgctATGGCTCGGCCGAAATAGGTCAGAAGAATAAAATGACTATAATGAACAACAGAACCAGCGTATCTGTACATACCAATCGtacctaatataaatacaataatggtACACACCTTCGGTTCCGTACTTGGATGCGGTGGTGTGGTACAAATATCCATGTCTGTATTGGCGACAGCTGGGTATTCGTACTGCACGAACCCGTCCGACTCTCGACGGTAGCAGTACCGCCCCTCAGACCTGCAGTCACAAGGGAACAGTAGAAATATTTAGCGCGGAGAAGTTTTTAGTACACCGAGTTCTTTTAAATCTGCGACTGatttaaaacgttaaaataaatcttaaaatattgttttgtaaaactGTTTTTACATTGAATCCTTGAAGATATCATTTCTTttagatttcaaataaaacacaaactatTCATTAATACAGTCGCATATTAAAATCACAAGGCAGTCTTAAAACATACacatgattgtaacaaaaactctTCCATTCTCGATTAAATCCTCGGATGTAAATGTGTAATGGAAGAATTCTCGCACGacgtgaatattataaaaattctgTTCATACTTAATCCCTCTAGTTAGAATTCCAGGTCGTGTCTGCCGCGAAATAATTTAACCTAATTTCctgaactatatttataaaactttccatttccgatttttaaaatatctttgacCCTTTTGCGTTTGTTTAAACACCAACAAATGTACAACTACTAACATTTTTTCAGTATACACCTGCTACgtaatttttctaatattcgCAGACACAAAATGTTAATCGCCACACTAAAGGCCACCTGGAAAAAGATCAAAGTGTATTaccaagaaataaaaatgttaaataaattatttgcattcTCACCACGGTCCGCGGCGCGTCGCCTTCTCTTGCCTTCTCTTTCCTTCCTTAAGCTTCTATCTTCTACATTCTTCCATAAATTTCACTACATATAGCTACATACTTGTATTGGTGTTAAAATgcttttcatataaattagattttaataacaatgaacAATCTCCTTAAAAAAACTGAATCgcctactaaaattataatattgtaattattaactcAGGATGATAAAAAGGTTTAAAGAAACTacgattattaataatgatttattaatctattaacTATATCAGGTACTTATATATCACAGAAGCAATGAAATACAGGGTGTTACATAAACGCATGAAAAACATATCcctatcaagtttttttttttaattatacaatacaaaaacaacaaatgtatataataattgttatcagTCTTTTAAACTATACACGTATTCaccaaattaaaatagtaatattttcatCATATTAAGTTTACACCACAATAAgtctgtcaaaaaaaaatacaccacGTAACAATTACCTTCAGAGTTCACGGCTGCTAGTCACACCGACACATAATAGATAACATCAATAAGTGATATATTAAAGAATTCGTGAattcagaaattatttttttataaatatgtatacaagaGACATTGAAAACGTTAGCATCTATTgaagctaatattttatttattaattaaatttttaggaCTATAGTTTTACCACGTGCGTATAGACGGAATGTCGATGAAAATGGAAGAGGGTTGaaggatattttttaatgtatatgctTCCTAAtcattaaaacgataaaaaaaaatcgaaataactaataaatgaaaatcaaatagTCGCCAATCTCGATATTATATACACTGTGTCGAGTGATATACACTGCTCGAAACTAATGTAGTTTATCCAAATATCTTCGGACATAatacactatatataaatagtttatttttatctcattttGAAAGTTGGCccattaactatttataaaaaccttCGACTTCTCACAATTGATTATTATCTGTTTAACGTGACAGTTGAGAACAAAAATATCAAGTTATCTAGTGAATTGGTGATTGAGGAGTTATAGGACCATATATACTTATgacttttaattctattttaacaGTTGGATATTGCGATGATACTAGTAGATAGAAGTAGGAGTATAAATGGAGCCTGAAAACTAGTTAACCATATTTTAGAAGCTTACAATGTTACTTCTTTAGAAGATAAACTCAGTAAATTGGTGACATTAGATATAACAAATGGAGTGATGATTATCACCCTCTGAACTAACACAATCATGACGGCTCTAGAGAGCTCTGATAACACATTAAAATCAGGTCAGGATGCATCCCGAATAAGTGTTATAGCAGTAAAGTCATCTGACAACAGCACAGTGACAGTGCATCTATAAAGTTCAACGAACAACAGTCGGCCATTGACAGCACTGCGTGGCAAAGAACTGAACAGGGGAGACGCTTAATAAAAGATGAGTATatctgattaattaattattataaatggtagTCTTTGTGATAAGAGTTCAAGGTCATAAATCTATCgagaataatgattatttaaaagaaagataACTAACGGGGTCCCGCTTAACCGCGAAGCACactcgtattttaaaaatagtaatggtGTGGCTATTATAAcaggaaatatattatatgaaaataaaataatttcgtccCTAATAAGGTCGCACCGAACACCATGTCAATTGTACACATTAAATGATGTTAAAATCGCGGATTTAAAAACATGAAGCAGCGATCCAACGCGGTCGGTGTGACTCGCGGCCGTCGGGCGTCAAGACGGGCGGGCGGTTATGTAAGGGACGGGCGTACCTCTGGAAGACGCAGAGCCAgccgggcggcgcggcggccgCCTCGTGCTGCGCCAGCGCGCCCTCCGCGCCGCGCGCCCAGCGCCGCCAGTACGCGCCCGACAGCGCGCCCGCGCGGAACGCCGACACCAGCGTCTGCAACCGCGACCGGGCGCGTGCAGTTACGACAATTTCTCACCGAATTTAGGGGGGAATCAAGATGTACAGAGGAAGGGTTTTTAGGGGAAAATTAGTACAAAAAATCCAAACATATTGTATGGAAAGACTATGAGAAAGAAGCAAGAAAATGCAAATGAAAGTtaagaaaaactaaattaaaggaAAGAAAAGTTATGTTCTTTTCAAATagggttaataataaaaactttgggGGGAGTTTTAATCATTCTTAGGGCACTGGCACTACCTATGATTCACAAGTATCCTATGCACGAATAGATCCAATGATGCAATATAAACATCAAACAAGTTAATCCTTTGAAATCttgatattgataatatttaaaactttttctaaTAAAGATAACAATTTATCTATATCTGTTCAACATACctgatataatatagatataaatagaattaaatacaaaacacaAACCTGCATCTGGATCAACATTTCCTGCAGCGGCGACAACACGCACGGCTGCAACTGATTAAGAAACTTCAACTTGGCTTCCACTAAATCAGTCAAGTCATCTAGATCTTCATCTTTTTTTTCCTCATTCAAAGTTTCTCCTTTAGTAAATGTTAGACCATTGCCATAATTTATCATGTTCTTTGGACTACTTCCAGTGTCTTCTTCTTTAGTGAAACCCAAACCGGTTCTTTCATTCGAGAACCCTTCAATAAATTGGGAATATTTTGTTGTATAGACCGGTAGTTCAACTTTCTCCTTTCTCCGATCTGGCAATACTGAATTAGATATCCTCAATTTCTTTCTACCAACGTTTTCTATTGGTACATCTAAATTCGTTAAGTAGACATTTTCCTTTTTTTCCTTTTCTACAACGACTGGAGCCTCTGGCTTGATATCTGGTTTACTTTCGTCTATATTAGCAGCGCTTGGAAACAATGACGTTGAAGGTCCATTGGTGTTCGGGAATAGTGCATGAAATTCTTCTAACGGAGGTGTTCTTTCACCGCTTTTTGGAGAACTGCTTGTACTATTTCTGTTCGATTTCTGCCTTTCATTAATATCTTTGGATTTAACTTTTGGCAATTCCGTTTTCTCGATCTCTTGTAATAAATCGTCAATGTCGAGTTCAGCGGCATTAGATTCACCTCGTGGAGAGGCGTTGTTAGATTTGGTATcgtcttttataattttctgtAGATCGGAAGGCAACTCACCACCGAGTTTCTCCAATAGTTTTGccttatcttttaatttttgcaGGAGACAATTTTCATCTTGGCCGTCATCATCGATGGACTTTGATGTTTGAGGAGCATCCTGTTTTGATAGTAGAAACAGAATTTTTATGTATACTTTTGCtataatcatatatacatagtaCCATAATTTCATTAGTGTTTTATGAAGATACTTAACCTCTCATGGTAGTTtagttatgttaaataattaaatgattttaatattaagtaaattacgTCTATGTGTTTTAAGAACAACAATATAACATATaccatacagacagacaaatattaagataatatttttgaatgtatagcttaatatttattaaacatctaatatatcatatacaaatGCACCTCAGATTGAAAACTTTAGCCATCACAATGCTTGATAACATTTCCAATTTCACTGAAATCCCTTTTAGTATTGCTTAGGACATGAGACACATtttcttgttaaaaaaaaatatggcaaaagtccaaaaacaatacaaagaaaACCATGTGAAAACAAAATCTGATCGAAATTGATTTcaaatggttaataattttacgttagccattattttagttaaaaaaatattattcaaaaattaaacgcattatatttctaaaaaagatATGAGTTTCCAGAGCCCTTGTATTGTTATTCTTTAAGCGAAAATCAGATTTATTTCTCATCATTGGTGCAAaacggaattaaaaaatatttcataatcataACAATGCAAACTTACTTGTTTAACTGTAATATCAACCTTATTTTCTGGTGATTTGAGTGTACTTTCGTTTTGCAATCCCGTTGGTAGTTCCGGACCAATTGGCACAGTGTAATTTTGATTTGGTGGTAATGGTGGACCAAATTCTACTTGTGGTTTAGTTTTCTGTTTCTTCTGCGGATGCTTCGGTAACTTGTTTGGTGGTTTTGGTAGAGGTGGTTTGACTGGTGGAGTCTTCTCTGATTCATCATTGGATTCTGAGTCAGAGTTATGGTAGGATGTGATAAGTTCTATTTTcctgtaaaaaataaagaaaaaagatgCAATTAAGCATCTTTGGAATCGAgtcttgttaaaaaaatattaaacaaaccaATATGCAGTTTGCTTATAAAAATGCGATCTGTTATAACTACGTTATTTTATGTGtgttttttctaataatttatcaaCTTACTCCTCCTCATCATCACTAGCAGCCCTTTTCTTGAGActctttgaatttttttccttTGTTCCCTTCTCAGGTTTCTTTGTTGTATTGACAGCAGTCTTAGCAATAATCTTGTTCTGTGAATTTTGTTTCTCAGCTAGTGCTTGCTGGTAAAGTTGCCATTCCTCAGCCGACACTTCTGTTGAACCTGTTTTGAACATAGCTCTtgcataacaaaatataacttattatgtatttaacaattttattactgtaTTATCTACTCAAGtttaaaaacattgattaaaattaattttaattttgtctactccctgttttattattttattctatttaaattttggtGGCAAATGTGATCTATAAGACTGTTAAACCACTTCTTGTAATTTTAATACCTatcattaacaaaattaatttattatatacctgaCAAATGTAACTGTTGTTGTGCTAATTTGAGAGCAAGCATGTACTCTGGTGGAGCTTCCCATGTCACTGCATTTGTTTGCTGGTTCCAGTAATATGTGAATCCACTGTTCTCATCATAACAAGCGGACCATGCTGTAAGCAATAAGCATggatcattataaaaaaaaaaattatgttatttgtcatttatattatgtcatatatcTAACACAAAAAGGCTTGTAAGTCATATAAGTTACCAATGTTttgttgtacatttttttttaatatataacccAATACTAAGTTATCCCCTAAAACTCTTTATGGCTGATGTAggcattttaaaacaaaaaaagctGTTACACTTATATCACTTGTTAAGTAAGCACAGTTTGATGAGCAAACTGGAACTAAGTAATACAAAGTGCAACTTTTTGGCAGTTGAATAGTAGAATTGGTATGAGTGGTTCGAACCCAGATGTCCTTTACCACcagttttcatttataaatcaaaaatactttattcaactagatttttacaagcacttttgaatcgtcatttaacaaactatattaagtgaagctaccacctgttctgaatgcagattctactgagaaaaaGCAGCCAAAAACTCAGTTGTTACTAttatccaacatttaaaatacagtcatgttagttaaatataacacATATTAACTTTTGTATGGGATGAattgtttgtattgtaataaatttatagtaagctttttttctcttaaattgtatgtgttatttgaaaaatcatTGTGACTagtgtatttatgttatttttattattaaataatattatttgtaaagtatatttaaaaaatttgattaaataacttcgacatatttgttatttacaattGTGCACTTTATTATCCTGCACGTTTCAGAGCATATAAATTCGTTAAGgacattattataagtatttatttgacaacagtCTAATTTTCATGgcttaaatgtttaaattacttctttataattccaagcaaatatttattatattaagttgcTATATTTATTATCGTTCTGCAACTAACACAATTATCGTAACTAAAAATTACTTACGACAGTGCGGTATGGGTGCTGGATGAATGCCGGCAGGTGTGTTCGGAGCTTGATAACTGGATTCATAGCCCGGATAAGTCGCTGGTGTTTTCGCTAGTCTGCTAGTCGTATAATCATTATGTTTTGCAGACAATGGTGATCCTTCATCTATGTCTTCATCCGAATCACCATAATTGACTAAC
It encodes the following:
- the LOC113395163 gene encoding formin-binding protein 4-like isoform X2, which encodes MSKLNPLGLLVNYGDSDEDIDEGSPLSAKHNDYTTSRLAKTPATYPGYESSYQAPNTPAGIHPAPIPHCPWSACYDENSGFTYYWNQQTNAVTWEAPPEYMLALKLAQQQLHLSGSTEVSAEEWQLYQQALAEKQNSQNKIIAKTAVNTTKKPEKGTKEKNSKSLKKRAASDDEEEKIELITSYHNSDSESNDESEKTPPVKPPLPKPPNKLPKHPQKKQKTKPQVEFGPPLPPNQNYTVPIGPELPTGLQNESTLKSPENKVDITVKQDAPQTSKSIDDDGQDENCLLQKLKDKAKLLEKLGGELPSDLQKIIKDDTKSNNASPRGESNAAELDIDDLLQEIEKTELPKVKSKDINERQKSNRNSTSSSPKSGERTPPLEEFHALFPNTNGPSTSLFPSAANIDESKPDIKPEAPVVVEKEKKENVYLTNLDVPIENVGRKKLRISNSVLPDRRKEKVELPVYTTKYSQFIEGFSNERTGLGFTKEEDTGSSPKNMINYGNGLTFTKGETLNEEKKDEDLDDLTDLVEAKLKFLNQLQPCVLSPLQEMLIQMQTLVSAFRAGALSGAYWRRWARGAEGALAQHEAAAAPPGWLCVFQRSEGRYCYRRESDGFVQYEYPAVANTDMDICTTPPHPSTEPKEVNPPPPPPSPPRCWRTTPPPPGTDPVAPPPPRIQEPKKEIGDELQSFYNDIAELEKTSGSTEPNSPEPPPPPEISDKSKDKENKVVKKKPKMKVSSSLGMKQKSVSTLVAKWQQVADEINSD
- the LOC113395163 gene encoding formin-binding protein 4-like isoform X1, with the translated sequence MSKLNPLGLLVNYGDSDEDIDEGSPLSAKHNDYTTSRLAKTPATYPGYESSYQAPNTPAGIHPAPIPHCPWSACYDENSGFTYYWNQQTNAVTWEAPPEYMLALKLAQQQLHLSGSTEVSAEEWQLYQQALAEKQNSQNKIIAKTAVNTTKKPEKGTKEKNSKSLKKRAASDDEEEKIELITSYHNSDSESNDESEKTPPVKPPLPKPPNKLPKHPQKKQKTKPQVEFGPPLPPNQNYTVPIGPELPTGLQNESTLKSPENKVDITVKQDAPQTSKSIDDDGQDENCLLQKLKDKAKLLEKLGGELPSDLQKIIKDDTKSNNASPRGESNAAELDIDDLLQEIEKTELPKVKSKDINERQKSNRNSTSSSPKSGERTPPLEEFHALFPNTNGPSTSLFPSAANIDESKPDIKPEAPVVVEKEKKENVYLTNLDVPIENVGRKKLRISNSVLPDRRKEKVELPVYTTKYSQFIEGFSNERTGLGFTKEEDTGSSPKNMINYGNGLTFTKGETLNEEKKDEDLDDLTDLVEAKLKFLNQLQPCVLSPLQEMLIQMQTLVSAFRAGALSGAYWRRWARGAEGALAQHEAAAAPPGWLCVFQRSEGRYCYRRESDGFVQYEYPAVANTDMDICTTPPHPSTEPKQEVNPPPPPPSPPRCWRTTPPPPGTDPVAPPPPRIQEPKKEIGDELQSFYNDIAELEKTSGSTEPNSPEPPPPPEISDKSKDKENKVVKKKPKMKVSSSLGMKQKSVSTLVAKWQQVADEINSD